The Sesamum indicum cultivar Zhongzhi No. 13 linkage group LG6, S_indicum_v1.0, whole genome shotgun sequence genome has a segment encoding these proteins:
- the LOC105163852 gene encoding protein NETWORKED 4A isoform X2, producing MPSKKVTRRSLISGMDQLVKRMLKLIEQDADSFAKKAEMYYQKRPELISLVEEFYRMYRSLAERYDHVTGELRKNIPSDLQSQCSGISDIGSEPPSTMPSPDRRPSWRKSGPRAAGFEVFLGSGGTGSELYNKEGDESSTLDSGTDSDDSSVHNYSGMQSNYEEQGLRLRIIELEVELREVKEKLQVQEGEITKGSSKKSGDGNSEGPNKIAKYEEELRLAKEKIQQSEEEISRLTVELRKYKFLGDTNSLLLSEDAVRHNSPEVLEPDTAMEGSEGEVLDPVNKIQMLEEELRITQERLHESEEEAASLRQELTRKGSSIQNLQDQFTLAQKEVSLWKNKLEKEKREVLKLQDRVSRYKTNLSERDQEIRGLKEAMSNANKSLSEENEKLQADVARILKERTYLEDNLKGLDLRRQSLEEDVRRVKAGKAEMEGVLGSQIEQLKADISDRNECLEKLKKDLDALQLKYEKLMAEKDELNTNIAALDAEMSSKDDRIDQMSEHFRQLHEEHVDLIARAEGARKAAEELQSRVKELECEVERKDEIILEGAEEKREAIRQLCFSLEHYRNGYYRLRETVVGQKKTPLTASGKCPISTYAASPAENWKSTGDECRIKINFWPFK from the exons ATGCCGAGCAAAAAGGTGACGAGGAGATCTTTGATCTCAGGGATGGATCAACTTGTGAAGCGGATGTTAAAACTCATCGAACAAGATGCGGATTCATTTGCCAAGAAGGCTGAGATGTATTATCAGAAGAGGCCGGAGTTGATCAGCCTCGTCGAGGAATTCTATCGCATGTATCGGTCATTGGCTGAACGGTATGATCATGTGACGGGAGAATTGAGGAAAAACATTCCATCGGATCTCCAATCTCAGTGCTCTGGAATATCCGACATCGGATCCGAGCCGCCTTCCACTATGCCGTCTCCTGATAGGAGACCGAGTTGGCGTAAATCCGGTCCTCGTGCCGCCGGATTTGAGGTTTTTCTTGGAAGTGGTGGAACTGGCTCAGAGTTGTATAATAAGGAAGGAGATGAATCATCTACTCTGGACTCGGGAACGGATTCAGATGATTCGTCTGTTCACAATTACTCAGGCATGCAGAGCAATTATGAGGAACAGGGGTTGCGTCTTAGGATCATAGAGCTCGAGGTCGAGCTCCGTGAGGTGAAAGAGAAACTCCAAGTgcaagagggagagattactAAAGGTTCTTCCAAAAAATCTGGTGATGGAAACTCTGAGGGTCCtaataaaatagctaaatacGAAGAAGAATTGCGACTTGCGAAAGAAAAGATTCAACAGTCCGAAGAAGAGATCAGCCGTTTGACTGTCGAGCTTAGAAAGTATAAATTTCTTGGAGATACAAATAGTCTTCTGCTTTCGGAAGATGCCGTGAGGCACAACAGTCCCGAAGTTTTGGAACCGGATACAGCGATGGAGGGCTCAGAAGGCGAAGTTCTGGACCCTGTGAACAAAATTCAGATGCTCGAGGAAGAGCTTAGAATCACGCAAGAGAGACTTCATGAGTCCGAGGAGGAAGCAGCGAGCTTAAGGCAAGAACTTACAAGAAAGGGATCCTCTATACAGAATTTGCAAGATCAGTTTACATTGGCTCAAAAAGAGGTTTCTCTATGGAAAAACAAGCTCGAGAAAGAGAAACGAGAGGTTTTAAAGCTGCAGGACCGTGTATCGAGGTACAAAACCAATCTCTCAGAACGTGATCAAGAAATCAGAGGGTTGAAAGAAGCGATGTCGAATGCCAACAAGAGCTTATCTGAGGAAAATGAGAAACTTCAAGCAGATGTAGCTAGAATATTGAAGGAGCGAACTTATTTGGAGGATAATCTAAAAGGACTGGATTTACGTCGCCAGTCGTTAGAAGAGGACGTTAGACGAGTCAAGGCTGGAAAAGCAGAAATGGAAGGTGTACTTGGATCCCAAATCGAGCAGTTGAAAGCTGACATATCTGACAGGAATGAATGTCTGGAAAAGCTGAAGAAAGACCTTGATGCTTTGCAGCTGAAATACGAAAAGCTGATGGCTGAGAAGGACGAGCTAAATACTAATATTGCTGCTCTCGATGCAGAGATGAGTTCTAAAGACGATAGGATAGACCAAATGAGCGAGCACTTCCGTCAATTACACGAGGAGCATGTTGATCTGATTGCTAGAGCCGAGGGGGCACGAAAAGCGGCAGAGGAGCTACAGTCCAGAGTTAAAGAACTAGAATGCGAGGTGGAGAGGAAGGACGAAATCATTCTTGAAGGAGCAGAGGAAAAACGTGAAGCAATAAGGCAGCTTTGCTTTTCGCTCGAGCACTATCGCAACGGGTACTATCGTCTTAGGGAGACTGTTGTTGGGCAAAAGAAAACACCTCTAACAGCATC GGGAAAATGCCCCATTTCGACGTACGCTGCTTCGCCTGCAGAGAACTGGAAATCAACAGGGGATGAATGCAGGATCAAGATCAACTTCTGGCCCTTCAAATGA
- the LOC105163852 gene encoding protein NETWORKED 4A isoform X1 — MASMVKSNRLKRSESNKSHSWLWDSHISPKNSKWLQENLEGMDQLVKRMLKLIEQDADSFAKKAEMYYQKRPELISLVEEFYRMYRSLAERYDHVTGELRKNIPSDLQSQCSGISDIGSEPPSTMPSPDRRPSWRKSGPRAAGFEVFLGSGGTGSELYNKEGDESSTLDSGTDSDDSSVHNYSGMQSNYEEQGLRLRIIELEVELREVKEKLQVQEGEITKGSSKKSGDGNSEGPNKIAKYEEELRLAKEKIQQSEEEISRLTVELRKYKFLGDTNSLLLSEDAVRHNSPEVLEPDTAMEGSEGEVLDPVNKIQMLEEELRITQERLHESEEEAASLRQELTRKGSSIQNLQDQFTLAQKEVSLWKNKLEKEKREVLKLQDRVSRYKTNLSERDQEIRGLKEAMSNANKSLSEENEKLQADVARILKERTYLEDNLKGLDLRRQSLEEDVRRVKAGKAEMEGVLGSQIEQLKADISDRNECLEKLKKDLDALQLKYEKLMAEKDELNTNIAALDAEMSSKDDRIDQMSEHFRQLHEEHVDLIARAEGARKAAEELQSRVKELECEVERKDEIILEGAEEKREAIRQLCFSLEHYRNGYYRLRETVVGQKKTPLTASGKCPISTYAASPAENWKSTGDECRIKINFWPFK, encoded by the exons ATGGCGTCAATG GTGAAGTCGAATAGACTTAAGAGGAGTGAATCCAACAAGTCTCACTCCTGGTTGTGGGATAGCCACATTAGTCCCAAGAACTCCAAGTGGCTAcaagaaaatcttgaag GGATGGATCAACTTGTGAAGCGGATGTTAAAACTCATCGAACAAGATGCGGATTCATTTGCCAAGAAGGCTGAGATGTATTATCAGAAGAGGCCGGAGTTGATCAGCCTCGTCGAGGAATTCTATCGCATGTATCGGTCATTGGCTGAACGGTATGATCATGTGACGGGAGAATTGAGGAAAAACATTCCATCGGATCTCCAATCTCAGTGCTCTGGAATATCCGACATCGGATCCGAGCCGCCTTCCACTATGCCGTCTCCTGATAGGAGACCGAGTTGGCGTAAATCCGGTCCTCGTGCCGCCGGATTTGAGGTTTTTCTTGGAAGTGGTGGAACTGGCTCAGAGTTGTATAATAAGGAAGGAGATGAATCATCTACTCTGGACTCGGGAACGGATTCAGATGATTCGTCTGTTCACAATTACTCAGGCATGCAGAGCAATTATGAGGAACAGGGGTTGCGTCTTAGGATCATAGAGCTCGAGGTCGAGCTCCGTGAGGTGAAAGAGAAACTCCAAGTgcaagagggagagattactAAAGGTTCTTCCAAAAAATCTGGTGATGGAAACTCTGAGGGTCCtaataaaatagctaaatacGAAGAAGAATTGCGACTTGCGAAAGAAAAGATTCAACAGTCCGAAGAAGAGATCAGCCGTTTGACTGTCGAGCTTAGAAAGTATAAATTTCTTGGAGATACAAATAGTCTTCTGCTTTCGGAAGATGCCGTGAGGCACAACAGTCCCGAAGTTTTGGAACCGGATACAGCGATGGAGGGCTCAGAAGGCGAAGTTCTGGACCCTGTGAACAAAATTCAGATGCTCGAGGAAGAGCTTAGAATCACGCAAGAGAGACTTCATGAGTCCGAGGAGGAAGCAGCGAGCTTAAGGCAAGAACTTACAAGAAAGGGATCCTCTATACAGAATTTGCAAGATCAGTTTACATTGGCTCAAAAAGAGGTTTCTCTATGGAAAAACAAGCTCGAGAAAGAGAAACGAGAGGTTTTAAAGCTGCAGGACCGTGTATCGAGGTACAAAACCAATCTCTCAGAACGTGATCAAGAAATCAGAGGGTTGAAAGAAGCGATGTCGAATGCCAACAAGAGCTTATCTGAGGAAAATGAGAAACTTCAAGCAGATGTAGCTAGAATATTGAAGGAGCGAACTTATTTGGAGGATAATCTAAAAGGACTGGATTTACGTCGCCAGTCGTTAGAAGAGGACGTTAGACGAGTCAAGGCTGGAAAAGCAGAAATGGAAGGTGTACTTGGATCCCAAATCGAGCAGTTGAAAGCTGACATATCTGACAGGAATGAATGTCTGGAAAAGCTGAAGAAAGACCTTGATGCTTTGCAGCTGAAATACGAAAAGCTGATGGCTGAGAAGGACGAGCTAAATACTAATATTGCTGCTCTCGATGCAGAGATGAGTTCTAAAGACGATAGGATAGACCAAATGAGCGAGCACTTCCGTCAATTACACGAGGAGCATGTTGATCTGATTGCTAGAGCCGAGGGGGCACGAAAAGCGGCAGAGGAGCTACAGTCCAGAGTTAAAGAACTAGAATGCGAGGTGGAGAGGAAGGACGAAATCATTCTTGAAGGAGCAGAGGAAAAACGTGAAGCAATAAGGCAGCTTTGCTTTTCGCTCGAGCACTATCGCAACGGGTACTATCGTCTTAGGGAGACTGTTGTTGGGCAAAAGAAAACACCTCTAACAGCATC GGGAAAATGCCCCATTTCGACGTACGCTGCTTCGCCTGCAGAGAACTGGAAATCAACAGGGGATGAATGCAGGATCAAGATCAACTTCTGGCCCTTCAAATGA
- the LOC105163854 gene encoding trans-cinnamate 4-monooxygenase-like, whose product MDLLFLEKTLLGLFLAIVVATVVSKLRGKKFKLPPGPIPVPIFGNWLQVGDDLNHRNLSDYAKKFGDILLLRMGQRNLVVVSSPDLAKEVLHTQGVEFGSRTRNVVFDIFTGKGQDMVFTVYGEHWRKMRRIMTVPFFTNKVVQQYRQGWEAEVAAVVADVKKNPESATNGIVLRRRLQLMMYNNMYRIMFDRRFESEDDPLFVKLKALNGERSRLAQSFEYNYGDFIPILRPFLKGYLKMCKEVKDMRLQLFKDYFVDERKKLASTKALDNDGLKCAIDHILEAQQKGEINEDNALYIVENINVAAIETTLWSIEWGIAELVNHPEIQKKLRDEIDTVLGPGVPVTEPDTHKLPYLQAVIKETLRLRMAIPLLVPHMNLHDAKLGGYDIPAESKILVNAWWLANNPAHWKNPDEFRPERFLEEESKVEANGNDFRYLPFGVGRRSCPGIILALPILGITLGGLVQNFELLPPPGQSKLDTTEKGGQFSLHILKHSTIVMKPRSF is encoded by the exons ATGGATCTTCTCTTCCTCGAGAAGACCCTTCTCGGTCTCTTCTTGGCCATCGTTGTAGCCACGGTTGTGTCTAAGCTGCGAGGAAAGAAATTCAAGCTCCCTCCCGGGCCCATTCCGGTTCCGATATTCGGGAACTGGCTCCAAGTCGGGGATGACTTGAACCACCGCAATCTCAGTGACTACGCCAAGAAATTCGGCGACATTTTGTTGCTGCGGATGGGGCAGCGCAACCTCGTTGTCGTATCGTCGCCGGACCTCGCGAAGGAAGTGCTCCACACGCAGGGAGTGGAGTTTGGGTCCCGTACCCGGAACGTCGTGTTCGACATTTTCACCGGGAAGGGGCAGGACATGGTGTTCACGGTGTACGGTGAGCACTGGCGGAAGATGCGCCGGATCATGACGGTGCCCTTTTTCACCAACAAGGTAGTGCAGCAGTACCGCCAGGGGTGGGAGGCGGAGGTCGCAGCTGTGGTGGCGGATGTGAAGAAGAATCCAGAGTCGGCGACCAATGGGATTGTGCTGAGGAGGAGGTTGCAGCTGATGATGTACAATAATATGTACAGAATCATGTTTGATAGAAGGTTTGAGAGTGAGGATGATCCCTTGTTTGTTAAGCTCAAGGCCTTGAATGGGGAGAGGAGCAGATTGGCGCAGAGCTTTGAGTACAACTATGGTGATTTCATACCCATTTTGAGGCCTTTCTTGAAAGGGTATCTCAAGATGTGCAAGGAGGTTAAGGATATGAGATTACAGCTGTTCAAGGACTATTTCGTTGATGAGAGAAA AAAGCTCGCAAGCACAAAAGCATTGGACAATGATGGCCTGAAATGTGCCATTGATCACATTCTTGAAGCCCAGCAGAAGGGAGAGATCAATGAGGACAATGCCCTTTACATTGTCGAGAACATCAACGTTGCTG CAATTGAAACAACACTTTGGTCAATCGAGTGGGGTATTGCTGAACTAGTGAACCATCCGGAGATCCAGAAGAAGCTTCGAGATGAGATCGACACTGTGCTTGGCCCAGGAGTGCCCGTGACTGAACCCGACACCCATAAGCTCCCATACCTTCAGGCAGTGATCAAGGAGACACTCCGCCTCAGAATGGCGATTCCCCTCCTGGTGCCCCACATGAACCTCCACGACGCCAAGCTAGGGGGCTACGACATTCCAGCAGAGAGCAAGATCTTGGTCAATGCTTGGTGGTTGGCCAACAACCCTGCCCACTGGAAGAACCCCGATGAGTTCAGGCCCGAGAGGTTCTTGGAGGAGGAGTCCAAGGTTGAGGCCAACGGCAACGACTTCCGGTATCTGCCATTCGGTGTTGGCAGGAGGAGCTGCCCCGGAATCATTCTTGCGTTGCCTATTCTTGGAATCACTCTGGGAGGGCTGGTGCAGAACTTTGAGTTGCTGCCTCCTCCAGGGCAGTCGAAGCTCGACACGACCGAGAAGGGCGGGCAGTTCAGTCTGCACATTTTGAAGCACTCCACCATTGTGATGAAGCCCAGATCCTTCTGA